A window from Clupea harengus chromosome 14, Ch_v2.0.2, whole genome shotgun sequence encodes these proteins:
- the LOC105892845 gene encoding ovarian cancer G-protein coupled receptor 1, with amino-acid sequence MSSNDSELINCTIDHEIHQYLFAGAYILILFVGLPANAYSLYHAWVQLRARNELGVYLLNLTVSDLLYLASLPMWLQYIFLGDDWRHHEWLCQLCGVLLYENIYISIGFLCCISIDRYLAVVYPFRFAAFRTMKAATLVSVFIWVKELAVGAIFFSHKVLSVDRTNQRVCFEHYPMKPWEYPVNYYRFYVGFLFPLFILSVSYFRVLRAVNKSAGTQTAQKTRIKHLVTSTILIFLVCFSPYHVFLLARTMLERSCGFIEKVFNYYHFSLLLTSFNCVADPALYCFVSESAQRGIQEAQRVCAKAVCCCRRPKDKGMAITGRLAITATQSNEVATASDSRTGAAMVTLLQPMKTSQDV; translated from the coding sequence ATGTCCTCCAACGATTCAGAGCTCATCAACTGCACCATCGATCATGAGATCCACCAGTACCTCTTCGCTGGGGCCTACATCCTTATCCTGTTTGTGGGCCTCCCCGCCAACGCCTACTCCCTCTACCACGCCTGGGTGCAGCTCAGGGCGCGGAACGAGCTGGGGGTCTACCTGCTGAACCTCACCGTCTCCGACCTGCTCTACCTGGCCTCGCTGCCCATGTGGCTGCAGTACATCTTCCTGGGGGACGACTGGCGCCACCACGAGTGGCTGTGCCAGCTATGCGGCGTCCTGCTCTACGAGAACATCTACATCTCCATCGGCTTCCTCTGCTGCATCTCCATCGACCGCTACCTGGCCGTGGTCTACCCGTTCCGCTTCGCCGCCTTCCGCACCATGAAGGCGGCCACTCTGGTCAGCGTCTTCATCTGGGTCAAGGAGCTGGCGGTGGGAGCCATCTTCTTCAGCCACAAAGTGCTGAGCGTGGACAGGACCAACCAGAGGGTGTGCTTCGAGCACTACCCGATGAAGCCCTGGGAGTACCCGGTGAACTATTACCGCTTCTACGTGGGCTTTCTTTTCCCGCTCTTCATCTTGTCCGTGTCGTATTTCCGCGTCCTGCGCGCGGTGAACAAGAGCGCCGGCACGCAGACGGCGCAGAAGACGCGCATCAAGCACCTGGTGACCAGCACCATCCTCATCTTCCTGGTGTGCTTCTCGCCGTACCACGTGTTCCTTCTGGCGCGGACGATGCTGGAGAGAAGCTGCGGGTTCATAGAGAAGGTCTTCAACTACTACCACTTCTCGCTCCTGCTCACCAGCTTCAACTGCGTGGCCGACCCGGCGCTGTACTGCTTCGTGAGCGAGAGCGCCCAGCGTGGCATCCAGGAGGCCCAGCGGGTGTGTGCCAAGGCCGTGTGCTGTTGCAGACGCCCCAAAGACAAGGGCATGGCCATCACTGGTCGCCTAGCGATCACTGCCACACAATCCAATGAGGTGGCTACTGCCAGTGACAGCAGAACTGGTGCTGCAATGGTCACATTGTTACAGCCAATGAAAACCAGTCAGGATGTATAA
- the dglucy gene encoding D-glutamate cyclase, mitochondrial isoform X1: MTQMKKISYLVLRKNGGLTPTTLSLCPGFIMFPQALRLSRLFTQARCNSWGTRIRMNSGFLQANVVILHKDLADDFEAFCHANGSPLPLLYRSQAGEWGCPPLAANADIRTDCPQYCVFENGVLTNKVVDLLAYTTQLQDMVSFYLGCSFSFERALEKAGVPVRNVEQGRNVSMFRTAQTCKRVGRFECPLVVTMRPVPLDKLDLVAQCTHLIPQAHGGPVHIGDPAILGIQDVSRPEYGEPVESCPGDVPVFWACGVTGVEAVQSSKPALAFTHSPGCMFVTDKEDTATSPLTVKPSECPVTFHISQNPLHFSMASKATVQQIRQLEEIAVEDPGQRGIRALFVQDELVKSCLSLSHASTVLITTGFPTHFMHDPPEETDGPPGAIAMAAMLQALGKQVVVVTDQRALEMNHRIVQDAVEKGVIKTAVPLLSFQGTGSEAAIHFLCHDGDPEKPRYDHLVAIERSGRASDGNYYNMRMINIKHLVDPIDDLFTAASSIPGMSTTGIGDGGNELGMGKVKDLVTAHMPNGSIIACDVAADYAITTGVSNWGGYAVACSLYLLNCCLIHRRYLQYGLGQPPTAQEAWASSLPSVEKEEEFLSILVKYGVRSGKTGNLGLEVDGLTFHPTHSDIIRRLIEVTRLGPSSFK; encoded by the exons ATGACTCAGATGAAGAAAATAAGCTACTTGGTACTTCGTAAAAATGGAGGCTTAACACCAACAACTTTGAGTTTGTGTCCGGGATTCATTATGTTCCCTCAAGCCTTACGCCTCAGCCGTTTGTTTACTCAGGCAAGGTGCAATTCATGGGGCACGCGGATACGCATGAATTCAG GGTTCCTGCAGGCCAATGTCGTCATCCTGCACAAGGACCTGGCTGATGACTTTGAGGCGTTCTGTCACGCCAATGGCAGCCCCCTGCCTCTGCTGTACAGGAGCCAGGCAGGAGAGTGGGGATgccctccactggctgccaatGCAGACATTAG AACGGACTGTCCCCAgtattgtgtgtttgagaacgGCGTGTTGACCAACAAAGTGGTGGATCTGCTGGCGTACACCACTCAGCTGCAGGACATGGTGAGCTTCTACCTGGGCTGCAGCTTCAGCTTCGAGAGGGCCCTGGAGAAGGCCGGAGTGCCTGTGCGCAACGTGGAACAAGGCAGAAACGTTAGCATGTTCAGG ACTGCGCAAACCTGTAAGAGAGTTGGTCGCTTTGAGTGCCCTCTTGTGGTGACAATGAGACCTGTGCCCCTGGACAAGCTGGACCTTGTGGCTCAGTGTACCCACCTGATCCCACAAGCTCATGGAGGCCCAGTCCACATTGGAGATCCAG cAATCCTTGGGATCCAGGATGTGTCCCGTCCAGAGTATGGGGAGCCGGTGGAGTCCTGCCCAGGAGACGTGCCTGTGTTCTGGGCCTGTGGCGTGACTGGCGTGGAGGCGGTTCAGagcagca AGCCTGCCCTGGCCTTCACCCACTCCCCAGGCTGTATGTTTGTGACGGATAAAGAGGACACGGCCACGTCCCCGCTCACAGTCAAACCCTCCGAATGCCCCGTGACATTTCACATTTCCCAGAATCCCTTGCACTTTAGCATGGCCTCCAAGGCCACTGTGCAGCAAATTCGCCAGCTGGAGGAGATAGCTGTGGAAGACCCTG GCCAGAGGGGCATACGAGCGTTGTTCGTTCAGGACGAGCTCGTCAagtcctgcctctctctctcccacgcgTCCACCGTGCTCATCACCACGGGCTTCCCCACCCACTTCATGCACGACCCCCCCGAGGAGACGGACGGCCCGCCGGGCGCCATCGCCATGGCAGCCATGCTGCAGGCCCTGGGCAAGCAGGTGGTTGTGGTGACGGACCAGCGTGCGCTGGAGATGAACCACAGGATAGTGCAGGACGCCGTGGAGAAAG GTGTGATAAAGACAGCTGTCCCCCTGCTCAGCTTCCAGGGCACGGGGTCGGAAGCGGCCATTCACTTCCTGTGTCACGATGGAGACCCTGAAAAACCCAG GTATGACCACTTGGTGGCGATAGAGCGCAGTGGCAGGGCGTCCGACGGGAACTACTACAACATGAGGATGATAAACATCAAGCACCTGGTAGATCCCATTGATGACCTCTTCACTGCGGCCAGCTCCATCCCTGGCATGTCTACCACAG GCATAGGCGATGGAGGAAACGAGTTGGGCATGGGCAAAGTGAAGGATCTAGTTACAGCTCACATGCCCAACGGTAGCATCATCGCCTGTGACGTGGCTGCTGACTATGCCATTACTACAG GTGTGTCTAACTGGGGAGGATACGCGGTGGCCTGTAGTCTGTACCTGCTAAACTGCTGTCTTATTCACCGGCGTTATCTGCAGTATGGTCTGGGTCAGCCCCCCACGGCTCAGGAGGCCTGGGCCAGCAGTCTACCCTCTGTGGAGAAG gaggaagAGTTTCTGTCCATCCTTGTGAAGTACGGCGTGCGCAGCGGGAAGACAGGGAACCTGGGCCTGGAGGTGGATGGCTTGACCtttcaccccacacactcagacatcatCAGACGCCTGATAGAGGTCACTCGGCTTGGCCCTTCCTCTTTCAAGTGA
- the dglucy gene encoding D-glutamate cyclase, mitochondrial isoform X2: MTQMKKISYLVLRKNGGLTPTTLSLCPGFIMFPQALRLSRLFTQARCNSWGTRIRMNSGFLQANVVILHKDLADDFEAFCHANGSPLPLLYRSQAGEWGCPPLAANADIRTDCPQYCVFENGVLTNKVVDLLAYTTQLQDMVSFYLGCSFSFERALEKAGVPVRNVEQGRNVSMFRTAQTCKRVGRFECPLVVTMRPVPLDKLDLVAQCTHLIPQAHGGPVHIGDPAILGIQDVSRPEYGEPVESCPGDVPVFWACGVTGVEAVQSSKPALAFTHSPGCMFVTDKEDTATSPLTVKPSECPVTFHISQNPLHFSMASKATVQQIRQLEEIAVEDPGQRGIRALFVQDELVKSCLSLSHASTVLITTGFPTHFMHDPPEETDGPPGAIAMAAMLQALGKQVVVVTDQRALEMNHRIVQDAVEKGVIKTAVPLLSFQGTGSEAAIHFLCHDGDPEKPRYDHLVAIERSGRASDGNYYNMRMINIKHLVDPIDDLFTAASSIPGMSTTGIGDGGNELGMGKVKDLVTAHMPNGSIIACDVAADYAITTGVSNWGGYAVASGLYLLNCCPIHRCV; this comes from the exons ATGACTCAGATGAAGAAAATAAGCTACTTGGTACTTCGTAAAAATGGAGGCTTAACACCAACAACTTTGAGTTTGTGTCCGGGATTCATTATGTTCCCTCAAGCCTTACGCCTCAGCCGTTTGTTTACTCAGGCAAGGTGCAATTCATGGGGCACGCGGATACGCATGAATTCAG GGTTCCTGCAGGCCAATGTCGTCATCCTGCACAAGGACCTGGCTGATGACTTTGAGGCGTTCTGTCACGCCAATGGCAGCCCCCTGCCTCTGCTGTACAGGAGCCAGGCAGGAGAGTGGGGATgccctccactggctgccaatGCAGACATTAG AACGGACTGTCCCCAgtattgtgtgtttgagaacgGCGTGTTGACCAACAAAGTGGTGGATCTGCTGGCGTACACCACTCAGCTGCAGGACATGGTGAGCTTCTACCTGGGCTGCAGCTTCAGCTTCGAGAGGGCCCTGGAGAAGGCCGGAGTGCCTGTGCGCAACGTGGAACAAGGCAGAAACGTTAGCATGTTCAGG ACTGCGCAAACCTGTAAGAGAGTTGGTCGCTTTGAGTGCCCTCTTGTGGTGACAATGAGACCTGTGCCCCTGGACAAGCTGGACCTTGTGGCTCAGTGTACCCACCTGATCCCACAAGCTCATGGAGGCCCAGTCCACATTGGAGATCCAG cAATCCTTGGGATCCAGGATGTGTCCCGTCCAGAGTATGGGGAGCCGGTGGAGTCCTGCCCAGGAGACGTGCCTGTGTTCTGGGCCTGTGGCGTGACTGGCGTGGAGGCGGTTCAGagcagca AGCCTGCCCTGGCCTTCACCCACTCCCCAGGCTGTATGTTTGTGACGGATAAAGAGGACACGGCCACGTCCCCGCTCACAGTCAAACCCTCCGAATGCCCCGTGACATTTCACATTTCCCAGAATCCCTTGCACTTTAGCATGGCCTCCAAGGCCACTGTGCAGCAAATTCGCCAGCTGGAGGAGATAGCTGTGGAAGACCCTG GCCAGAGGGGCATACGAGCGTTGTTCGTTCAGGACGAGCTCGTCAagtcctgcctctctctctcccacgcgTCCACCGTGCTCATCACCACGGGCTTCCCCACCCACTTCATGCACGACCCCCCCGAGGAGACGGACGGCCCGCCGGGCGCCATCGCCATGGCAGCCATGCTGCAGGCCCTGGGCAAGCAGGTGGTTGTGGTGACGGACCAGCGTGCGCTGGAGATGAACCACAGGATAGTGCAGGACGCCGTGGAGAAAG GTGTGATAAAGACAGCTGTCCCCCTGCTCAGCTTCCAGGGCACGGGGTCGGAAGCGGCCATTCACTTCCTGTGTCACGATGGAGACCCTGAAAAACCCAG GTATGACCACTTGGTGGCGATAGAGCGCAGTGGCAGGGCGTCCGACGGGAACTACTACAACATGAGGATGATAAACATCAAGCACCTGGTAGATCCCATTGATGACCTCTTCACTGCGGCCAGCTCCATCCCTGGCATGTCTACCACAG GCATAGGCGATGGAGGAAACGAGTTGGGCATGGGCAAAGTGAAGGATCTAGTTACAGCTCACATGCCCAACGGTAGCATCATCGCCTGTGACGTGGCTGCTGACTATGCCATTACTACAG GTGTGTCTAACTGGGGAGGCTACGCGGTGGCCAGTGGTCTGTACCTGCTAAACTGCTGTCCAATTCACAGGTGTGTCTAA